A DNA window from Janibacter sp. A1S7 contains the following coding sequences:
- a CDS encoding single-stranded DNA-binding protein: MAGETPITVVGNLTADPELRFTPSGAAVANFTVASTPRTFDRQTNEWKDAETLFMRCSVWREAAENAAESLTRGARVVVTGRLVSRSWEDKETGQKRTVMEMQADEVGPSLRYATAKVTKTQRGGGQGGQGGGWGGGAPQGGGSGGGFGGQQSDPWATGGQQGGGQPQPGFGGQPAGGQQGGGGWGNAPSYDEPPF; encoded by the coding sequence ATGGCAGGCGAGACCCCCATCACCGTCGTCGGAAACCTCACGGCTGACCCGGAACTGCGGTTCACCCCGAGCGGCGCGGCCGTGGCCAACTTCACCGTTGCCTCCACCCCGCGCACCTTCGACCGTCAGACCAACGAGTGGAAGGACGCGGAGACGCTCTTCATGCGCTGCTCCGTGTGGCGCGAGGCTGCGGAGAACGCTGCCGAGTCGCTGACCCGTGGCGCGCGCGTCGTCGTCACCGGCCGCCTCGTCTCCCGCTCCTGGGAGGACAAGGAGACCGGGCAGAAGCGCACCGTCATGGAGATGCAGGCCGACGAGGTCGGTCCGTCGCTGCGTTACGCCACCGCCAAGGTGACCAAGACCCAGCGCGGCGGGGGCCAGGGCGGCCAGGGCGGCGGCTGGGGCGGAGGCGCCCCCCAGGGCGGCGGCTCCGGCGGTGGCTTCGGCGGCCAGCAGTCCGACCCCTGGGCGACCGGTGGCCAGCAGGGTGGCGGCCAGCCGCAGCCCGGCTTCGGCGGTCAGCCCGCCGGTGGCCAGCAGGGCGGTGGTGGCTGGGGCAACGCGCCCAGCTACGACGAGCCGCCCTTCTGA
- the rpsF gene encoding 30S ribosomal protein S6: MRQYELMVIFDPENDERAVQPLFEKFLTVVTKDGGTVEKVDHWGRRRLAYEINKKAEGLYAVAEMTCTPETNKELERQLGLSEQVLRSKIMRVGA; the protein is encoded by the coding sequence ATGCGTCAGTACGAACTCATGGTCATCTTCGACCCGGAGAACGACGAGCGGGCCGTCCAGCCGCTGTTCGAGAAGTTCCTCACCGTCGTCACCAAGGACGGTGGCACCGTGGAGAAGGTCGACCACTGGGGCCGCCGCCGTCTCGCGTACGAGATCAACAAGAAGGCCGAGGGCCTCTACGCCGTCGCCGAGATGACGTGCACGCCGGAGACGAACAAGGAGCTGGAGCGTCAGCTCGGCCTCTCCGAGCAGGTCCTGCGCAGCAAGATCATGCGCGTCGGCGCCTGA
- a CDS encoding OmpA family protein, with amino-acid sequence MTALSRSGGRLTRPLVAACLAVPLVLLGTSAQAAGDDPLTIDNLPSMPDSEIANHRVGIDVPELSAITVPDLDAFEPEVEETGDETVVSLQTDVLFRFGESTLTSSATQAVAEAVEELPDDAQVAVVGHTDSVGSKSDNKKLSAERAEAVAEVIEDERDDLTLEVSGKGESEPVEPNERGGEDNPQGREKNRRVELRYGD; translated from the coding sequence GTGACCGCGTTGTCCCGCTCAGGTGGTCGCCTGACGCGTCCGCTGGTTGCTGCCTGCCTGGCGGTACCTCTGGTGCTCCTGGGGACGAGTGCGCAGGCTGCCGGTGACGACCCGCTGACCATCGACAACCTGCCCAGCATGCCCGACTCGGAGATCGCGAACCACCGTGTCGGCATCGACGTCCCGGAACTCAGCGCCATCACGGTGCCCGACCTCGATGCCTTCGAGCCGGAGGTCGAGGAGACCGGCGACGAGACCGTCGTCAGCCTCCAGACCGACGTGCTCTTCCGTTTCGGGGAGTCCACCCTCACCTCTTCGGCCACGCAGGCCGTGGCCGAAGCCGTCGAGGAACTGCCGGACGACGCGCAGGTCGCCGTCGTCGGGCACACCGACTCGGTCGGCTCAAAGTCCGACAACAAGAAGCTCTCCGCCGAGCGGGCCGAGGCGGTCGCCGAGGTCATCGAGGACGAGCGGGACGACCTCACCCTCGAGGTCAGTGGGAAGGGGGAGTCCGAGCCGGTCGAACCCAACGAGCGCGGCGGCGAGGACAACCCGCAGGGCCGGGAGAAGAACCGGCGTGTCGAGCTGCGCTACGGCGACTGA
- the rpsR gene encoding 30S ribosomal protein S18 has product MAKPVVRKPKKKANPLKAAKVENIDYKDANLLRKFVSDRGKIRARRVTGVSVQEQRRIATAVKNAREMALLPYSSSNR; this is encoded by the coding sequence ATGGCCAAGCCCGTTGTGCGCAAGCCCAAGAAGAAGGCCAACCCGCTGAAGGCGGCGAAGGTCGAGAACATCGACTACAAGGACGCGAACCTGCTGCGCAAGTTCGTCTCGGACCGCGGCAAGATCCGCGCCCGTCGCGTCACCGGCGTCTCCGTCCAGGAGCAGCGCCGCATCGCGACCGCTGTGAAGAACGCCCGGGAGATGGCGCTGCTGCCCTACTCCTCGTCCAACCGCTGA
- the rplI gene encoding 50S ribosomal protein L9 yields the protein MKVILTHEVSGLGTAGDVVDVKPGYARNFLYRRGLATQWTKGAQKQVDAIAAGRAARAVQSLEEATSIKGNLESQQVTVAAHAGDSGRLFGAVTSREIAEAIRAGGGPEIDRRTIEIPTPIKNVGPAQALVRLHPEVQATVSLDVVAG from the coding sequence ATGAAGGTCATCCTGACCCACGAGGTGTCCGGCCTCGGTACCGCCGGTGACGTCGTCGACGTCAAGCCGGGTTACGCCCGCAACTTCCTCTACCGTCGTGGTCTGGCCACGCAGTGGACGAAGGGGGCGCAGAAGCAGGTCGACGCCATCGCCGCCGGTCGTGCAGCACGGGCCGTGCAGTCCTTGGAGGAGGCCACCTCCATCAAGGGCAACCTCGAGTCCCAGCAGGTCACCGTCGCCGCCCACGCGGGCGACTCCGGCCGCCTCTTCGGCGCCGTCACCAGCCGCGAGATCGCCGAGGCGATCCGGGCCGGCGGTGGCCCGGAGATCGACCGTCGCACGATCGAGATCCCGACGCCGATCAAGAACGTCGGCCCGGCCCAGGCCCTGGTCCGGCTGCACCCCGAGGTGCAGGCCACGGTCTCCCTCGACGTCGTCGCGGGCTGA